The Benincasa hispida cultivar B227 chromosome 9, ASM972705v1, whole genome shotgun sequence genome has a segment encoding these proteins:
- the LOC120084940 gene encoding increased DNA methylation 1-like has translation MASTVFPSVSPHSSAFPFSHTPSTTNMPKFVLRFHHNPEFFSEDDDDNTDNDDDYPPIRKAREFTVKHAPKAKARNFIAKKSPQAVVDWYMIALDKKTALKKSVVKENALGHLLWTGWHFFYIQKKNKQELRYQAPNGKVYISLRTACKACIDQGVTAVAYHSLTQKNYSQPEKETAAFSFEKPEDESVLVESPVPSIDQITAAYIDQGGTAAADHNSLSQKNYSQPEKETAASSFEKPKDETQRVKSPVLSVQYLGNQKPQPRKAAKGNSRRNPRTGLSYLMDHGLVSPGDRVYSTVASKDGPSITWWGSVTNEGIIKCDCCYNLFTISKFEAHTGSTKHRPAANIFLEDGRSLLDCQKQLNPNNNRTQNETKATEKKVNNNNDNAHSDTPCLDKNDCICSVCHFGGELILCDLCPAAFHGSCLGFKGIPSGDWYCPSCCCKICGQVSYDFDDQVSSFDISFVKCVQCDQNVHIGCVKSIQVLEDDSDQTIDRENWFCTRRCEDIHMGLQKLLWKQIPVGKKEENLIWTLMKYCPDKMAEYQRKKLNIALGVMHKSFRPVKDPITKSDLIEDVLLSRRSESKRLNFEGFYTVVLERKHTVITVATVRVYGDEVAEIPLVATRLKYRRQGMCRRLMNELEHQLIELGVKRLTLPAVPEALSTWTTGFGFSQMTDSDRLELIKYTFLGFQHTVRCQKDLLEKIRISNNLKWWPRKKLKQTCLDYEFSDNMFLDDWNSISEAFDSTNYYW, from the coding sequence ATGGCTTCTACTGTTTTCCCTTCTGTTTCACCCCATTCTTCTGCGTTTCCTTTTTCCCACACTCCCTCAACCACCAACATGCCGAAATTCGTCCTACGTTTTCATCATAATCCAGAATTCTTCAGCGAAGATGACGACGACAATACTGACAACGACGACGATTATCCACCGATCAGGAAAGCTCGGGAGTTCACAGTGAAGCACGCGCCTAAGGCGAAAGCTCGGAATTTCATAGCGAAGAAATCGCCTCAGGCGGTGGTCGATTGGTACATGATTGCTCTCGACAAGAAAACCGCTCTCAAGAAATCGGTCGTCAAAGAGAATGCATTAGGGCATCTTTTGTGGACGGGATGGCATTTTTTCTATATTCAGAAGAAAAACAAGCAGGAGTTGCGATACCAAGCTCCTAATGGCAAGGTTTATATTTCTCTCAGAACCGCCTGCAAAGCTTGTATAGATCAAGGAGTCACCGCAGTCGCCTATCATTCACTTACTCAAAAGAACTATTCACAACCAGAAAAAGAAACTGCGGCGTTCTCATTTGAGAAACCTGAAGACGAATCGGTACTCGTTGAATCACCAGTACCGTCCATCGATCAAATCACTGCAGCCTATATCGATCAAGGAGGCACCGCCGCTGCCGATCATAATTCCCTAAGTCAAAAGAACTATTCACAACCAGAAAAAGAAACTGCGGCGTCCTCATTTGAAAAACCTAAAGACGAAACGCAACGCGTGAAATCACCAGTACTGTCTGTGCAATATTTGGGGAACCAGAAACCGCAGCCGCGGAAGGCGGCGAAGGGTAATTCACGGCGGAATCCACGAACGGGTCTGTCATATTTGATGGATCATGGGTTAGTTTCGCCAGGAGATAGAGTGTATTCCACTGTAGCATCGAAGGACGGTCCATCAATAACTTGGTGGGGATCGGTAACAAATGAAGGTATTATTAAATGCGACTGTTGCTATAATCTGTTCACTATCAGTAAATTTGAGGCTCATACAGGCAGTACAAAGCATAGGCCGGCGGCCAATATCTTTTTGGAAGATGGGCGATCCTTACTGGACTGTCAAAAGCAATTGAATCCAAACAATAATCGGACTCAGAACGAGACAAAAGCCACTGAGAAAAAGGTAAACAATAATAATGACAATGCTCATTCTGACACGCCCTGCCTGGACAAAAACGACTGCATCTGTTCCGTTTGTCATTTCGGGGGTGAATTGATTTTGTGCGATCTCTGCCCTGCTGCTTTTCATGGCAGTTGCCTCGGTTTCAAAGGCATCCCATCTGGGGATTGGTACTGCCCTTCATGCTGCTGCAAGATTTGTGGCCAAGTTTCATACGACTTTGATGATCAGGTTTCCTCTTTTGATATATCTTTTGTTAAATGTGTTCAATGTGACCAGAATGTTCATATTGGTTGTGTAAAGAGCATTCAAGTGCTTGAAGATGATTCAGATCAAACCATCGATAGAGAAAACTGGTTTTGCACCAGAAGATGTGAAGATATCCACATGGGTCTGCAGAagcttttatggaaacaaatcCCAGTtgggaaaaaagaagaaaacctcATATGGACATTAATGAAATATTGTCCAGATAAAATGGCTGAGTATCAGAGGAAGAAGTTGAATATTGCCCTTGGTGTAATGCACAAGAGTTTTCGTCCTGTAAAGGACCCCATCACCAAAAGCGACCTCATTGAAGATGTTCTCTTAAGCAGAAGATCAGAGTCAAAACGCTTAAACTTTGAAGGGTTTTACACAGTGGTTTTAGAGAGAAAACACACAGTAATCACAGTAGCAACAGTGAGAGTTTATGGAGATGAAGTGGCTGAAATTCCTTTAGTTGCCACTCGATTGAAATACCGCAGACAAGGAATGTGCCGCAGATTGATGAACGAGCTGGAACATCAGCTTATAGAATTAGGAGTGAAGAGGCTGACATTACCTGCTGTTCCTGAGGCTCTCAGCACTTGGACAACCGGATTTGGGTTCTCCCAAATGACAGATTCTGATAGATTAGAGCTGATCAAGTACACATTCTTGGGTTTTCAACACACTGTGAGATGCCAGAAGGATTTGCTAGAGAAAATCAGGATCTCAAATAATCTGAAATGGTGGCCAAGGAAAAAGCTGAAGCAAACTTGTTTGGACTATGAGTTCTCTGATAATATGTTTTTAGATGATTGGAACTCAATTTCAGAGGCTTTTGATTCAACCAATTATTATTGGTGA